In one Xanthomonas fragariae genomic region, the following are encoded:
- a CDS encoding type IV secretion system protein VirB3: protein MSKNDGIIVDTLFVGPTRPTMFWGVTWQAFVINIIVTMEAFIWTRDLRWLLLFVPIHGICFLICMRDPRTFELLMQWGPTKGFAFFGNFAYWRAATFSPLELHIPRKRSFFRRRKSRKVL, encoded by the coding sequence ATGAGCAAGAACGACGGAATCATCGTTGACACGTTGTTCGTGGGGCCGACGCGCCCCACGATGTTCTGGGGCGTGACGTGGCAAGCCTTCGTCATCAACATCATAGTGACAATGGAAGCCTTCATCTGGACGCGCGATCTGCGCTGGCTTCTGCTGTTTGTCCCCATTCATGGCATCTGCTTCCTGATCTGCATGCGCGATCCACGCACGTTTGAATTGCTCATGCAGTGGGGGCCGACGAAAGGCTTCGCCTTCTTCGGCAATTTCGCCTATTGGCGAGCCGCCACATTCAGTCCCTTGGAACTTCACATCCCACGCAAACGATCCTTCTTCCGTAGAAGGAAATCGAGGAAGGTGCTGTAA
- a CDS encoding type IV secretion system protein yields MKNAKNTALAVAIFLSVAVTPLPSFATGMPVVDIAAIEKAIQQVSYLQQQLKQMNDQLDAMSGDRGMAGLLSGQNRNYLPADWNSAMNVLNSGDGSFGSLASAAHQIKQMQSVLSSSDLSRLSPQMQQYLDKVRNVSASQQALGQQAYATASQRVNLLQTLTNHISSATDPKAVWDLQARIQSEQSQLQNDQSRLQSVAQLTQAQSVATKQMANELRAQTSGTGNFPSLDTSVGTN; encoded by the coding sequence ATGAAGAACGCCAAGAATACCGCCCTTGCGGTGGCTATTTTCCTTTCCGTAGCAGTCACGCCGTTGCCTTCGTTCGCGACCGGTATGCCGGTCGTGGACATTGCCGCCATCGAGAAAGCGATCCAGCAAGTCAGCTACTTGCAGCAGCAGTTGAAGCAGATGAATGACCAGTTGGATGCGATGAGTGGTGATCGCGGCATGGCCGGCCTCCTCTCCGGTCAAAACCGCAACTACCTACCCGCTGACTGGAACAGCGCCATGAACGTACTGAACAGCGGCGACGGCTCGTTTGGCTCACTCGCATCGGCCGCGCATCAAATCAAACAGATGCAGTCGGTTCTTTCCAGCTCTGACCTGAGCCGGCTGTCTCCGCAAATGCAGCAGTATCTTGACAAGGTTCGAAACGTCTCAGCCTCCCAACAGGCATTGGGGCAACAGGCTTACGCCACGGCCAGCCAGCGCGTCAATCTCCTGCAAACACTCACCAATCACATTTCCTCAGCTACCGATCCCAAGGCCGTGTGGGACTTGCAGGCGCGCATCCAGTCCGAGCAATCGCAGTTACAGAACGATCAGTCGCGGCTTCAAAGCGTGGCGCAGTTGACCCAAGCACAAAGCGTGGCGACCAAGCAAATGGCTAACGAACTGCGCGCGCAAACCAGCGGCACCGGCAATTTCCCGTCGCTCGATACATCGGTCGGCACTAACTAA
- a CDS encoding EexN family lipoprotein: protein MSFLRALMVGAALAALAACTIKQTHISFLDRVLTVEEFTAQSDIRDKVITECSSDPGHFKDDPNCVNAKQSLRASVTGSGNFPSLDITPPHKKGNSK from the coding sequence ATGTCTTTTCTACGTGCCTTGATGGTCGGCGCCGCGCTCGCGGCGCTGGCCGCCTGTACAATCAAGCAGACGCATATCTCGTTTCTGGATCGCGTGTTGACAGTCGAAGAGTTCACCGCGCAGTCCGACATTCGCGACAAGGTCATCACCGAGTGCTCGTCGGACCCCGGCCATTTCAAGGATGACCCGAACTGCGTCAACGCCAAACAGTCGCTTCGTGCGAGCGTGACGGGAAGCGGGAATTTTCCGTCGCTTGACATAACGCCCCCGCACAAGAAGGGCAACAGCAAATAG
- a CDS encoding TrbC/VirB2 family protein has translation MTKQTTPARNHFLSCADLIFAAFLATLLCCIPGIASASSPFAGGTSGLSNDIVTILSPVAGIAIIAVAVLCWFGKISWYWFVGIVVGIVLFFGKDQIVSWIRGLFGV, from the coding sequence ATGACGAAGCAAACAACTCCCGCGCGTAATCATTTCCTCTCATGCGCCGACCTCATCTTCGCTGCCTTTCTCGCGACCCTGCTCTGCTGCATTCCTGGCATCGCCAGCGCTAGCTCCCCGTTCGCGGGTGGTACGTCTGGCTTGTCGAACGATATTGTAACCATCCTCTCGCCGGTTGCCGGCATCGCCATCATCGCCGTGGCCGTGCTTTGCTGGTTCGGCAAAATCTCTTGGTATTGGTTTGTCGGCATCGTAGTTGGCATTGTCCTGTTCTTCGGCAAGGATCAAATCGTTAGCTGGATTCGCGGGCTGTTCGGCGTTTAA
- a CDS encoding type IV secretion system protein, which produces MAGPYEQVFTYVTNVCNSYIGSSVAAVAAAIAPAAYTLLGVYIMLWGLASMRGLIQEPIMEAAVRMIKIAFIFGIGIKLAEYNVYVVDTVFNSPEQLAQALTNSTSNQTTVNSLDNILTQGFKVGKSFWDKGGILDGDFGMYLIAICCWAITIIVTAYACFLIVLAKIALALIVALGPLFIISLLFQPTTSFFNAWIQQLANYALLVILIVSANVFILNLFVRAASKTAGISSTAQIDQIFPFIITGVISLLVLAQLPSIAAGLAGGVSLSSYGIGRLALRKLGGLFDRNRSNNNRRRDREERKAPRSSVNSVSRG; this is translated from the coding sequence ATGGCCGGGCCATACGAACAGGTCTTCACCTATGTAACGAATGTGTGCAACAGCTACATCGGTTCGAGTGTCGCGGCGGTAGCGGCGGCCATTGCCCCGGCTGCTTACACGCTTCTAGGCGTCTATATCATGCTGTGGGGTCTTGCCAGCATGCGCGGCTTGATTCAAGAGCCGATCATGGAAGCCGCTGTTCGTATGATAAAGATCGCTTTCATCTTCGGCATCGGTATAAAGCTGGCCGAGTATAACGTCTACGTGGTCGATACGGTTTTTAATTCGCCGGAACAGCTTGCCCAGGCGCTGACGAATTCGACAAGCAACCAAACCACGGTCAACAGCCTTGACAACATCCTGACCCAAGGCTTCAAGGTCGGTAAGAGCTTTTGGGACAAAGGCGGCATCCTCGACGGCGACTTCGGCATGTATCTGATCGCCATCTGCTGCTGGGCGATCACTATCATCGTGACAGCCTACGCTTGCTTCTTGATCGTTCTCGCTAAGATCGCCCTCGCGTTGATTGTCGCCCTCGGGCCGCTGTTCATCATTTCCCTGTTGTTCCAGCCCACGACGAGTTTCTTCAATGCGTGGATTCAACAACTGGCGAACTACGCTCTGCTGGTTATCCTGATCGTGTCGGCGAACGTGTTCATCTTGAACTTATTCGTTCGTGCGGCGAGCAAAACGGCCGGCATTTCGAGTACGGCGCAAATCGACCAAATCTTCCCCTTCATCATCACCGGCGTGATATCGCTCCTGGTGCTCGCTCAGCTTCCCTCGATAGCGGCCGGCTTGGCAGGTGGCGTATCGCTATCGTCCTACGGCATCGGCCGGCTAGCTCTACGCAAGCTAGGTGGTCTCTTCGACCGGAACCGCAGTAACAACAACCGTCGTCGCGACCGGGAAGAGCGCAAAGCGCCCCGCAGCAGCGTCAATTCGGTGTCACGCGGCTAA
- a CDS encoding VirB4 family type IV secretion system protein: MSKNIPYSVHLTPTAIQTEHHDYLIVLRLTGASFESADDEQVNNWHHRLNGLLRSIASQNVAVWQHIVRRPENKYPDGEFPEGFAADLDEKYAARVSGELLMVNELYLTVVYRPHPSMVGKALWSLVSSGTPQAFAQERTESIDALEKVVREVESSLSRYDVERLGIYEHNGVYFSEPLEFFAFLVNSEWQRIPLAQAPLRTLIPTTRPFFGNEAIELRSPTKTTYGAMLGINAYPPESKSVFLNHLLTQPFSFVLSQSFSFLQMESARWKLKLSKNRMINSGDDALSQVDEIDDAVDDLTARRWVMGRPSL; the protein is encoded by the coding sequence TTGTCGAAGAACATCCCTTACTCCGTCCACCTGACACCGACTGCTATCCAGACGGAGCACCACGATTACCTCATTGTGCTGCGCTTGACTGGTGCTAGCTTCGAGAGCGCCGACGATGAGCAAGTCAACAACTGGCACCATCGTCTGAATGGCCTTCTGCGAAGCATCGCTTCGCAGAATGTCGCCGTCTGGCAGCACATCGTTCGCCGACCGGAAAATAAATATCCAGACGGTGAATTTCCCGAAGGCTTTGCCGCCGACCTCGATGAGAAGTACGCCGCTCGCGTGAGCGGCGAATTGCTTATGGTCAACGAACTGTATTTGACGGTGGTGTATCGCCCGCACCCCTCAATGGTCGGCAAAGCCCTTTGGTCGTTGGTTTCCTCCGGCACCCCCCAAGCGTTCGCGCAAGAACGGACCGAATCAATCGACGCGCTCGAAAAGGTAGTGCGTGAAGTCGAATCGTCGCTGTCTCGATACGACGTTGAACGGCTCGGCATCTATGAGCACAACGGCGTGTATTTCAGTGAGCCCCTTGAGTTCTTTGCATTCCTTGTCAATAGTGAGTGGCAACGTATTCCGCTCGCTCAAGCGCCGTTGCGCACTCTAATTCCCACGACGCGCCCGTTCTTTGGCAACGAAGCAATCGAACTGCGCTCGCCGACGAAAACGACATATGGCGCGATGCTCGGCATCAACGCTTACCCGCCCGAATCAAAGTCGGTGTTCTTGAATCACCTGCTCACGCAGCCATTTTCATTCGTGTTGTCGCAATCGTTCAGCTTCCTGCAAATGGAAAGCGCACGTTGGAAGCTGAAACTGTCGAAGAACCGGATGATTAACTCCGGCGACGATGCCCTCTCGCAAGTCGATGAAATCGATGATGCGGTCGATGATCTGACCGCACGCCGCTGGGTGATGGGGCGACCATCACTTTAG